In one Lachnospiraceae bacterium GAM79 genomic region, the following are encoded:
- a CDS encoding glucohydrolase → MKRKWWHGKVAYQIYPKSFQDTNGDGIGDLRGVIDHLDYLKSLGIDIIWLSPIYQSPFVDQGYDISDYYKIDEIFGTMEEFDELLAEAKKRDMYIIMDLVINHCSDQHEWFQKALKDPEGKYGDYFYFRKGKDGNPPSNYRSYFGGSAWEKVEGTDYYYLHMFAKEQPDLNWNNPEVLNELYTMINWWLDKGVAGFRIDAIINIKKDLSFPDYEPDGPDGMTGIFHMVEGVDGVGELLEDLKKHTFEKYDAFTVAEVFNMKKDELEEFIGDDGHFSTMFDFSAHEMTFGDHGWYDAKKVRFDDLKKEIFHAQKECEDVGFLANIIENHDEPRGASRYLPDYLQNEDGIKLLGTISVMLRGIPFIYQGQEIGMRNCHMASIDDYNDISTKNEYAVAIDAGCTVEEAMEACYENSRDNARTPMQWDDSAQAGFTTGTPWLFVNPNYKEINVKEQLGREDSVWYYYQKLIALRKSEDYKEVFTYGKVVPMFVEKDGIFAYARKTEDQTVYIITNYSREDITVDLLTANEQPKLHVLLDNKNDVCLNGNRIRLSSGQAVILG, encoded by the coding sequence ATGAAAAGAAAATGGTGGCATGGTAAAGTAGCATATCAGATATATCCAAAGAGTTTTCAGGATACAAATGGAGATGGAATCGGTGATCTTCGTGGCGTGATCGATCATTTAGATTATCTGAAAAGTCTGGGAATCGATATTATCTGGTTATCTCCGATCTATCAGTCTCCATTTGTCGATCAGGGTTATGATATTTCAGATTATTATAAGATCGATGAGATCTTTGGAACGATGGAAGAATTCGATGAGTTGTTAGCAGAAGCGAAGAAGCGGGATATGTATATCATTATGGATCTTGTTATTAATCACTGTTCTGATCAGCATGAATGGTTCCAGAAAGCATTAAAAGATCCGGAGGGTAAATATGGCGATTATTTTTATTTCCGTAAGGGAAAAGACGGCAATCCGCCAAGCAATTACCGGTCTTATTTTGGTGGAAGTGCATGGGAAAAGGTAGAAGGAACGGACTATTATTATCTTCATATGTTTGCAAAGGAACAGCCGGATCTGAACTGGAACAATCCTGAGGTATTAAATGAATTATATACCATGATCAACTGGTGGCTGGATAAGGGCGTTGCGGGTTTCCGTATCGATGCGATCATCAATATCAAGAAAGATCTGAGTTTTCCGGATTATGAGCCGGACGGACCAGATGGAATGACAGGAATCTTCCATATGGTTGAGGGCGTCGATGGCGTTGGTGAACTGTTAGAGGATCTGAAGAAGCATACATTTGAAAAGTACGATGCGTTTACAGTTGCTGAAGTATTCAATATGAAGAAGGATGAGCTGGAAGAATTTATCGGTGACGACGGACATTTTTCAACGATGTTTGATTTCTCAGCGCATGAGATGACCTTTGGCGATCATGGCTGGTACGATGCGAAGAAGGTCAGATTTGATGATCTGAAAAAGGAGATCTTCCATGCACAGAAGGAATGTGAAGATGTTGGCTTCCTTGCAAATATTATAGAGAATCACGACGAGCCGAGAGGTGCGAGCCGTTATCTGCCGGATTACCTTCAGAATGAAGACGGAATCAAATTACTGGGAACGATCAGTGTTATGCTGCGTGGTATTCCGTTTATTTATCAGGGACAGGAGATCGGTATGCGTAACTGTCATATGGCTTCGATCGATGATTACAATGATATTAGTACAAAGAATGAATATGCAGTTGCAATCGATGCTGGCTGTACGGTAGAAGAAGCGATGGAAGCCTGCTATGAGAACAGCAGGGATAATGCCAGAACACCAATGCAGTGGGATGATTCTGCACAGGCAGGATTTACAACCGGAACACCATGGCTCTTTGTAAATCCAAATTATAAAGAGATCAATGTAAAAGAACAGCTTGGCAGGGAAGATTCAGTATGGTACTATTACCAGAAGCTGATCGCACTTCGTAAGTCCGAGGACTACAAAGAAGTATTTACCTATGGCAAGGTCGTTCCAATGTTTGTGGAGAAGGATGGAATATTTGCATATGCAAGAAAGACGGAAGACCAGACCGTTTACATTATAACGAATTACAGCAGAGAAGATATCACGGTTGATCTGCTGACTGCAAATGAGCAGCCGAAGCTTCACGTTTTGTTAGATAATAAGAATGACGTATGCTTAAATGGCAACCGTATACGGTTAAGCTCCGGGCAGGCAGTGATCCTGGGATAA
- a CDS encoding valine--tRNA ligase: MKELEKTYNPADIEDRLYRKWEDKKYFHAEVDRSKKPFTIVMPPPNVTGQLHMGHALDNTMQDILIRFKRMQGYSALWQPGTDHAAIATEVKVTEKLKAEGIDKKEIGREAFLQHAWKWKEEYGGRIVNQLKKLGSSADWDRERFTMDEGCSEAVKEVFVNLYEKGYIYKGSRIINWCPVCKTSISDAEVEHVEQEGHFWHINYPIVGEEGRYVEIATTRPETLLGDTAVAVNPKDERYKDIIGKMLKLPLTDREIPVIADEYVDMEFGTGCVKITPAHDPNDFEVGKRHNLEEINILNDDATINEKGGKYAGMDRYEARKAMVADLEKEGLLVKVVPHTHNVGTHDRCKTTVEPMIKPQWFVRMKEMGQAALDLIKTDELEFVPEQFDKTYIHWLENIRDWCISRQLWWGHRIPAYYCDECHETIVSREVPTVCPKCGCTHLTQDEDTLDTWFSSALWPFSTLGWPKKTPEYEYFYPTDVLVTGYDIIFFWVIRMVFSALEQTGKSPFKHVLIHGLVRDDQGRKMSKSLGNGIDPLEVIDKYGADALRLTLITGNAPGNDMRFYWERVENSRNFANKIWNASRFIMMNMEKADFSNVKLSDLTIADRWILSKVNDLAVEMTDNMEKYELGIAVSKVYDFIWEEFCDWYIEMVKPRLYNDADETKAAALWTLKTVLIRALKLLHPYMPFITEEIFCNIQDEEESIMISDWPVYKEEWSFKQDENAVDTIKAAVRAIRNLRTGMNVPPSKKATVYVVSAKSEIRDIFEASKNFFATLGYASEVFIQDSKNGIDENAVSTLIHDAALYIPLAELVDIDKEIERLEKESGRLAGEIKRASGMLANPKFVDKAPAAKVEEEKAKLAKYTEMKAQVEERLAQLKK; the protein is encoded by the coding sequence ATGAAAGAACTGGAAAAGACATACAATCCGGCCGACATAGAAGACAGGCTGTACAGAAAATGGGAAGATAAGAAATATTTTCATGCAGAGGTAGATCGCAGTAAGAAACCATTTACGATCGTTATGCCGCCTCCAAATGTAACCGGACAGCTTCATATGGGTCATGCCCTGGACAATACGATGCAGGATATCCTCATTCGTTTCAAAAGAATGCAGGGCTACAGTGCATTATGGCAGCCGGGTACAGACCATGCAGCGATCGCTACAGAGGTAAAGGTAACAGAGAAATTAAAGGCAGAAGGCATTGATAAGAAGGAGATCGGCAGAGAGGCTTTCTTACAGCATGCCTGGAAATGGAAAGAAGAATACGGCGGAAGAATCGTAAATCAGTTAAAGAAGCTGGGTTCATCTGCTGACTGGGACAGAGAGCGTTTTACAATGGACGAGGGATGTTCAGAAGCAGTTAAGGAAGTATTTGTTAATCTCTATGAAAAGGGATATATCTACAAAGGTTCCAGGATCATCAACTGGTGTCCTGTATGTAAGACATCCATTTCGGACGCAGAGGTAGAGCATGTAGAACAGGAAGGACATTTCTGGCATATCAATTATCCGATCGTTGGAGAAGAAGGAAGATATGTAGAGATTGCAACGACCAGACCGGAAACCCTGCTTGGTGATACAGCGGTTGCTGTAAATCCAAAGGATGAGCGTTATAAGGATATCATCGGTAAGATGCTGAAGCTTCCTTTAACAGACAGAGAGATTCCTGTTATCGCAGATGAATATGTAGATATGGAATTCGGAACAGGCTGTGTAAAGATTACACCTGCACATGATCCGAACGACTTCGAAGTAGGTAAGAGACACAATCTGGAAGAAATCAATATTTTAAACGATGATGCTACGATCAACGAGAAGGGCGGCAAATACGCAGGCATGGATCGTTATGAAGCAAGAAAAGCAATGGTAGCAGATCTGGAAAAAGAAGGTCTTCTTGTAAAGGTTGTACCACACACACATAACGTAGGAACACATGACAGATGTAAGACAACGGTAGAGCCAATGATCAAGCCACAGTGGTTTGTCCGTATGAAGGAAATGGGCCAGGCAGCTCTTGACCTGATCAAGACAGATGAGCTGGAATTTGTACCGGAGCAGTTTGATAAGACATACATCCACTGGCTTGAAAATATCCGCGACTGGTGTATCTCCCGTCAGCTTTGGTGGGGACACAGAATTCCGGCTTATTACTGTGATGAGTGTCATGAGACGATCGTTTCCAGAGAAGTTCCGACGGTATGTCCGAAATGTGGATGCACACATCTGACACAGGATGAAGATACACTGGATACATGGTTCTCATCCGCACTCTGGCCATTCTCAACACTTGGCTGGCCAAAGAAGACACCGGAATATGAATATTTCTATCCGACTGACGTACTTGTAACCGGATACGATATCATCTTCTTCTGGGTTATCCGTATGGTATTCTCAGCACTGGAGCAGACAGGAAAGAGCCCATTTAAGCATGTTCTGATCCACGGATTGGTTCGTGACGATCAGGGACGGAAGATGAGTAAGTCTCTTGGAAATGGTATCGATCCGCTTGAGGTTATTGATAAATATGGTGCAGATGCCCTTCGTCTGACATTGATCACAGGTAATGCACCGGGAAATGATATGCGTTTCTATTGGGAGCGTGTAGAGAATTCCAGAAACTTTGCAAATAAGATCTGGAACGCATCCAGATTCATTATGATGAATATGGAAAAGGCTGATTTCTCAAATGTAAAATTATCTGATCTTACGATCGCTGACCGTTGGATCTTATCCAAGGTCAATGATCTGGCAGTTGAGATGACAGATAACATGGAGAAATACGAGTTGGGTATCGCAGTTTCCAAGGTATATGACTTCATATGGGAAGAATTCTGTGACTGGTATATCGAAATGGTTAAGCCAAGACTTTACAATGATGCAGACGAGACAAAGGCAGCAGCCCTCTGGACATTAAAGACCGTTCTGATCCGGGCATTGAAATTATTACATCCATATATGCCGTTTATCACGGAGGAGATCTTCTGTAACATTCAGGATGAGGAAGAATCTATTATGATCTCTGACTGGCCTGTATATAAAGAAGAGTGGAGCTTCAAACAGGATGAAAATGCAGTTGATACGATCAAGGCTGCGGTTCGTGCGATCCGTAATCTGCGTACCGGTATGAATGTACCGCCAAGCAAGAAAGCAACTGTATATGTTGTATCTGCTAAGAGTGAGATCCGTGATATATTTGAAGCATCAAAGAATTTCTTTGCAACACTTGGATATGCAAGTGAGGTATTCATTCAGGACAGCAAGAATGGTATTGACGAGAATGCAGTATCTACCCTGATACATGATGCCGCACTCTATATTCCGCTTGCAGAGCTGGTTGATATCGACAAAGAGATCGAGCGTCTGGAGAAAGAATCCGGTCGTCTGGCCGGCGAGATCAAGCGTGCATCCGGTATGCTTGCAAATCCTAAATTTGTAGATAAAGCACCGGCTGCTAAGGTAGAAGAAGAAAAAGCCAAGCTTGCAAAATATACAGAAATGAAAGCCCAGGTTGAAGAACGTCTGGCTCAGTTAAAGAAGTAA
- the nudC gene encoding NAD(+) diphosphatase has protein sequence MIQDIEPKRFHNEYAYRKPPKNDDVILAFSEKLILAKKVEDEHELVWLTVSEYKSYIGINDTVTQDASWQDNLTYLFVIDDRQYFLYRPQDLVRTTEPYYAERSANGATDVNWGERLEIPGYEYRSMYKTRSCKPKAEVLAAATGWHLYLWYSMNRYCGACGMPVLPDEKERMLRCPSCGHLIFPTIAPAVIVGVTDGNRIILTTYAAREYKRYALIAGFTEIGETVEETVRREVMEEVGIPVKNIRYYKSQPWGFDSNLLMGFFCQADRKKSDEHGPELTIDHEELASGEWVEREQIPDYGEHLSLTHEMMMQFKRYGQGVFDLKTDRSL, from the coding sequence ATGATACAGGATATAGAACCAAAACGGTTTCATAATGAATATGCATATCGAAAACCGCCGAAGAATGATGATGTGATCCTTGCATTTTCCGAGAAACTGATCCTTGCCAAAAAGGTAGAGGATGAGCATGAGCTGGTCTGGCTCACTGTCTCGGAATATAAAAGCTATATAGGAATAAATGATACGGTCACGCAGGATGCATCATGGCAGGATAATCTGACATACCTGTTTGTGATCGATGACAGACAGTATTTTTTGTATCGACCGCAGGATCTTGTCCGGACAACAGAGCCTTATTATGCTGAAAGATCAGCGAATGGAGCAACTGATGTAAATTGGGGAGAGCGTCTGGAGATTCCGGGTTATGAATACCGGAGCATGTATAAGACCAGAAGCTGCAAGCCAAAGGCAGAAGTGCTTGCGGCGGCAACCGGATGGCATCTGTATCTGTGGTATTCGATGAACCGCTATTGTGGAGCCTGCGGAATGCCTGTGCTCCCGGATGAGAAAGAACGGATGCTCCGTTGTCCGTCCTGCGGACATCTGATCTTCCCAACAATCGCACCGGCAGTAATTGTCGGAGTGACAGATGGCAATCGCATCATTCTTACAACTTACGCTGCAAGAGAGTATAAACGATACGCCCTGATCGCCGGCTTTACGGAAATAGGTGAGACGGTAGAGGAAACGGTTCGGCGTGAGGTGATGGAGGAAGTCGGAATACCGGTTAAGAATATCCGGTATTACAAATCACAGCCGTGGGGATTTGACAGCAATCTGCTGATGGGATTCTTCTGTCAGGCAGACAGAAAAAAGTCAGATGAGCATGGACCGGAACTGACTATCGATCATGAAGAACTTGCAAGCGGTGAATGGGTAGAACGCGAGCAGATCCCGGACTATGGAGAACATCTGAGTCTGACACATGAGATGATGATGCAGTTTAAACGATATGGACAGGGTGTGTTTGATCTGAAAACAGACCGATCACTATAA
- a CDS encoding flavin reductase family protein: MKEINAEELKGNLIEMINKKWALVTAGDHEKANTMTVSWGSFGEFWSKPVITIYIRPQRYTKQFIDEQKEFSVCMLPEEYRKALTYCGRTSGKDVADKFAGAGLTLDFCGDVPVIKEAGITLICRKMCEGDIDPATFADPEEGAKVYPDKDYHRYYIAEIEKVLVPDEY; this comes from the coding sequence ATGAAAGAAATTAATGCAGAGGAATTAAAAGGAAATCTGATCGAAATGATCAACAAAAAGTGGGCACTTGTAACTGCAGGAGATCATGAAAAGGCAAATACGATGACAGTAAGCTGGGGTTCCTTTGGTGAATTCTGGTCAAAGCCTGTTATAACGATTTATATCCGCCCACAGAGATATACAAAGCAGTTTATCGATGAACAGAAGGAATTTTCCGTTTGTATGCTTCCGGAAGAGTACAGAAAGGCACTGACTTATTGCGGAAGAACATCCGGTAAGGATGTAGCGGATAAATTTGCAGGAGCAGGGCTCACCCTTGATTTCTGTGGTGATGTTCCGGTTATCAAGGAGGCAGGCATTACACTCATTTGCAGAAAAATGTGCGAAGGAGATATTGATCCTGCTACCTTTGCTGATCCTGAGGAAGGAGCAAAGGTATATCCGGATAAGGATTATCACAGATACTATATCGCAGAGATTGAAAAGGTACTTGTACCGGATGAATATTAA